From the Perognathus longimembris pacificus isolate PPM17 chromosome 9, ASM2315922v1, whole genome shotgun sequence genome, one window contains:
- the Gjb7 gene encoding gap junction beta-7 protein, translated as MSWMFLRDLLSGVNKYSTGIGRIWLAVVFIFRLLVYIVAAEHVWKDEDKAFECNTRQPGCENVCFDYFFPISQVRLWALQLIMVSTPSLLVVLHVAYRQSREKRHRKKLYVSPGTMDGGLCYTYLLSLIVKTGFEIGFLVLFCKLYGSFSVSHIMKCDLKPCPNTVDCFVSKPTEKTIFIFFLVIASCLCIVLNVTELSFLVLKYFFKCSLHKHSKKLKCSEHKSHHPSYVECGEVGAPP; from the coding sequence ATGAGTTGGATGTTCCTCAGAGACCTCCTAAGTGGAGTAAATAAATACTCAACTGGGATTGGGCGTATTTGGCTGGCTGTTGTGTTCATCTTTCGTTTGCTGGTCTACATAGTGGCAGCAGAGCACGTGTGGAAGGATGAAGACAAGGCATTTGAGTGCAACACTCGGCAGCCTGGTTGTGAAAATGTGTGTTTTGACTACTTCTTCCCCATCTCCCAGGTCAGACTTTGGGCCTTACAACTGATCATGGTGTCTACACCGTCTCTCTTGGTGGTCCTACATGTAGCCTATCGCCAGAGTAGAGAGAAAAGGCACAGAAAGAAACTCTATGTTAGCCCAGGCACCATGGATGGTGGCCTATGTTACACTTACCTGCTTAGTCTCATTGTGAAAACTGGCTTTGAAATTGGCTTTCTTGTTCTATTTTGTAAATTATATGGCAGTTTTAGTGTTTCCCACATTATGAAGTGTGATTTGAAGCCCTGTCCCAACACTGTGGACTGCTTTGTCTCCAAACCCACTGAGAAAAcaatcttcatcttcttcttggtCATTGCCTCATGCTTGTGCATTGTGTTGAATGTCACTGAACTGAGTTTTTTGGTTCTCAAGTACTTTTTCAAGTGCAGTCTCCACAAACATTCTAAAAAGCTCAAGTGCTCAGAACACAAGAgccatcatcccagctatgttgaATGTGGTGAGGTGGGGGCCCCTCCATGA